A window of Periplaneta americana isolate PAMFEO1 chromosome 9, P.americana_PAMFEO1_priV1, whole genome shotgun sequence genomic DNA:
ttctcgcTAGACCTTTGGTCAGTTCAAACGATGAAGACgacgaaaacaatttttatgttttcaactcaagtacaacagactttgaaaagcaaaaagaaaagaacttgtctactgcggagtatgagctcatacaattcttcaatggcaaagcgACAACCTTGTGCTCTCTAGAGAAATACCTAACAATGAAACAAGCTttcataaagtataatacaagtttgtgttcctctgcacctgtagaaagactgttctgttttgcaggatgtATTCATTCACCAGCAAGGGAATCCTTACCTGATGaactttttgagaaacaggctttttttgaaagggagcattaattattcatatatagCACAATTTCACTGTTGgttgggaaaaggaagaatgttcagttacagtgtttatataaaacttcgagataaaaataattttaatgttaatataatattttagattttcggtaatattcttatttctttatatatattgtatcgggtatttgaaatacaaatgtagtttgagtatttgaaatacaaatgtattttggttaatttttttaaagtattttgtatttgtatttcaaatactattctttgaagtattttatatttgtatttgaaatacttggatgtcagtattttgcccagccctgtctGTACGTAAGCTGTGTAGTATTGAACAATATTAAAGATGTTAGTGTGTGTTAAAATAAAGGGATATAGTTATACTGCAATGTGGTAGTTGAATGCCCATTACAAAGGTCTATTCTACAAacgtactaaaaaaaaaaaaaactgcacgcGCACGCACCCCCCCCCtcccgcatatatatatatactgtgtgtatgcatatatatatatatatatatatatacatatatataactgAAGTATATTTTTTGGTGAAGGGCTGATTATAAACATATGTTTGACATGTAAGCCATTGTTTCAGAAAACCATTCTATTTCATTTGGTACAGAAACAATGCTTTGAAATCCATTTCTTTATGTGATATAAGACACTAAATAATAGCTCATCCAAGTTATATGCTTCTTGAAGACATAACAAACCACACATCTAACATCCTGCACAGCACTTCCGACAGTTGTAGCTTTCTGATTTGGTGTAGGTGTCTGGGACCCAACTGTCAGAAGTGGTGCCATGATCTTTACTGATAATATCGatataataagaaagaaatagaCAAGAAAGGGCAAGcaattacgaataaaataaattaatcaatcttTTTCCTTAGAAAGTTTATGCTACTTATATtatggcatttatatttaaatcacAGAAATTGAAAAGACACTTATTTCTCTCAAATGTTCGCAGTAGTTATTTTAGTACAGGATAAAGGTAAATTGGAATTTCAAATTTACTTAAACACACAGAGAAATCTATTCCAAGTGGAATTATATTTCTAGTTgtttcaatatttattatattttttgtaaatggtATTAATACTCAATTTGAATTATTAAACATAGTCCCAATAATGACTCAAAGTTTCAAGGTTTCCCCATGTGAAGTTTGTCACCTTATGAATATCTCTTGCTGAAATGTAAAGAACTTCTGCATCATTTTATGAACGGAAAGAAATGAGCCAATCCTCACTTGTCCTGTAAAGTAATGTGTACTACCTTCTGCATGAGGTCCAAGATGACATCGAACCTCTGTTTTTTGATCTCTGGGCTGTCTGATTCACTTTCCTTCTCTAGCTCCACGCACACCTGGTGCATCAACTCTTGCTGCTTGCTGAACCGTTCGAATTCTGATGGCTCTAATTTGGACCGATTCTCCTCTAACCATGTAGGATACTGAAACACATGACAGTCATCATATAAAGGGTTCATccatcattaattaattcatttattcgcctataattaatttgttttcttcaatCATTCATACACCTTAATGCATTTCTTCATCCATCCATTTTCAGCCATAATTAATCCAATATTTGATTCACTCACTCAAAATCCATTCATACTTATATATTATACATtccttattaaataaaataattcatttatttactattcATTTTTACATCCTCGTCAAGGTTCAAATAGGTTTAAGACAACAGGTTTATGTATGAACAATATTACCTAATTGTAGCATCTGTAAATAAGGAGGAGGAAATGATAAACAAAGGCCATCTACTATGGTAAACCACACTGTGATAACTTCGACCACAAAGAcaaaaattcaaacattttagCAAGAAACTAAACTCTTAATAAAATGCTCCATAAAAAATACTCTCAAAACGAAATCAGAGAAGTGGATTAATTCCATAGAGAGATCAGCTTCACCAAAATCAAAAcccaaaattaagaaaaatagcaGAAGAAATTTACAGGCAACACCGTGAAATTATTTCAACACAAACACAACAAGAAGAAATGTATGCAAGACATAACCCCATATAACAAAGACAGATATTAAAAAATCAAGATATGGTAAATTCCCATTTAGTCACAAAATATATTACCCAGTAAGGAGTCTTCATTCAGAGACCAAATGGTTATTCACAACAGTATCTAGTGAATAGAGAATCTACCTTATCCACAATGTCCTTGAGTGCTGGGTAGAGAATGTCCTTGGAAAGCAGTGACTGCATCATCTGCTGCATGAATGGTAGGAAGTCACCACCCTCTGAGCTGTCACTCACGCCCAGGTTACTGAACATGTTGGCTATGTCCTCATCAGAGAATTGAGTCTGGaaataaaattcttcattaacaacTATTTTGAATTACAGAAATACTACCCCCAAGTTACAAATTTGGAAGTAAAGATAGCTCGcatacaaattacaaaatttcaGCAATATTAATTGTTGGACACTGCAAGAAACTCTCCTGGTAGAACATCAAGTGCATATATTGCTGTACCAATATTATTATGGACTTcgtaaaaagaaagagagagagaaaggcctgaaacagcaaaaaaatgcgtttcCTGAAAGTGGTCACCAACTGCACAGAACAGACCATAAACATAATCATAACATTAAATGTACTCACTGGTTGCTTTGTTAATAATTTCTATTAAACCTGAAGTTTATGGGCTCAAATGTAATTGAGCACAATTACTTTCAAGGACAATACATTTCTTTCATAGCTCTTTTCAATATGTAAGTAAAGACATGAGGCCCATATCATAGATTTATAACAGATAAAAGAATTATGTCCATGAATGAGAAAAGTCTAAAAAAAATATGCAGATAATTTCTCACCCACGTAAAAATTGTAGCATGCTAGTCATCATCTTCGCATATCATCGAGGGTAATATTTGTggcaatatttaaatattaagtacTTTATTCTCCTGGAGCATTTAAATGTATCCCTTTTATGCCACAAGGGTTCCAAGAAATGTTTTGAtgtctttctattttctgccacCAGTGTCGCAAGAAACATCCACCAAAgtaaaaaaaacaacatttttaaatataatttatcttaGAATTAGTACAGTATCAATTTAAGTATTAATTCATCAATCAATATATTAGCGGTTCATTTGCAATATTGTCGATAATATGTCACATACGATATGATCGATGAATTAacatttgtattatttaataaaacaaattacatttCAGGTCTTCATCCACCATATCTTAAGATTTTAGCAATCATAACAATCATAATCATGATATCATAAATGACTTGAGCATAACTGATACAAATGCAGATATAATACTGGAGAGAAGTCCTTAGGTCAAGTAGAAAGGATTCCCAATAATGAAATCTCAAAAAAATGTCTTGCAACTACAAATCATCTGGAAGTTGGTAATCACAGAAGAAGGGTTCCCATCCAAAAGGTGGAGAGaaatttttatacaaaaataaaactttacttataattttaaaattataatttgttcaaaagaaatagaCACCAGATGGTATTAAAAGATCTGACAGCTATATGACTATAATTGATTGTGGTGGTgctgaagaaaagaagaagaaaataactgCTGATGATGCCAGAGGGGCAATAGTAGAATAAGATCAACCTGAATGTTTTCTGTGCCTTCGGAGAGATTTTTCAATGTCTGCGAAATAGCTGCCGCAAATTCACTGTCACCACCTCCAGCTTCATCAGCCATGGCTTTGGCTGCAGCTTCTGCCATTTTCTGGAAGTTGGCACCTAGCTGATCAGGTGATATAGAGTCTGACGAGTTACCACCTGCGTCAATACAAACAAGTTCTTAAGAGAAGCATATGACAGATAGAGGACAGTTATGCAGTTATTgattattaaatattcaaattcacAAAAGTTCCATTacgaggggaaaaaaaaaaaaaaatatatatatatatatatatatatatatatatataaaactgtttatgtaattaaaaaaaatataaataaatcttttacttaaattagttttaaaaaatatattaggtCTATATATCTGAGTTTCTAAGATATCTTAACACAGTTCAGAGCacttattatattttgtatttttgttactggtacacaaaatatatataaattagtgTGGCGCTGGAAAAGATTTCAACATTATAGGAAaagaaaatatgcattttcagaTTTAATCTGTCCATGTCTCTCTCTGTATGTCTCGACCCATTCCTTTATGTTTGTCTCCTCCAGTCTCTTTTCCATTCATGTCTCAATTCGCCTGTCTCTATCTAATCTGTCCCCATCCTTCTCTGTTCTTTTTAGTCCGTCTTtgtccattcttttttttttaataatgggtgtttgactgtttgtcattcactcatatgaagccaactgtgtagaccaatttactgacagtcATTGTCCAGGGTGCACAAGGGCTTGTCTACACTACACctgcaatgagatgagatgatgatggagatttgttaggATGCCAAAGGGGACCCAGAGCTCTCGGAGAAAACCCTATGTTACTTGGACCACAGGCTTgcacaacacaagttataaaccaGGGATATGCTGGGGGATCAAatctgggtccacaggattataagtctgGCACCCTAGCCACTAGATCACCATGGAGGCTTCTTTCATATCTCCATCTTTCTATGTTCATTCATCTgggcattcaataagtaatggcaacaatactgAAAATCAACGCTCCCAGTGGTGAGCATCGAAATCTTTTAGTACATAATAGACGAGCAATTGTTGAataaatgtggaatattaaaagtCTTCAAGTAagcatattttgtgaatacagggactatttctgatttgtattaagtaatactGCTCTAATAATGTTCAGTAGGTATGAACAAagatgtttcataaaaatacaagttgcaaAAGGAAAAACTGCAACCCAGTGCTTTACGGCATTGCAAGAAGCTTGTGGGAGAGAAGTTCAACCATAACgaactattgcaagatgggtGAAGACGagacattcgctttcaatcaagggTTACATCCAACGAGCTTTAGATAGATCAGTGAGATAGAGATTCAGAAATGATGTTGCAGATGGAGTCTGCCGTCTTCCAAGGAATTGGCAAGTTATAGCTGTCATGGCAAGGGACTATATTTGAAGTGTGTAATGTcaaaaaataacctaaataaatgtagtgtgaaacagtaactatgttccCATTATTTTTCGAATGCCCTGGTATATTTGCCCACTCGCTCCTCCTTCCATCTAACTCCACATATCTCTGTCCACTAATCTGTCTGCATCCACCTGTCTGCTAAATACAAATTGATCTCAGATTATGAAAACTGATACACACTGTTGTGTTGCTGTTGATCTCCATTCTATTTTAATCACTCCACTATAAAATAATACCACTAAGCGAGCACTAAACTCACTCTGTGCCAGGAGTGCTTGCATGTTCTGCTCGAACTGTGCAGCTGCCTGTTTAATGAACTCCTCTGTCCACTGAGCGTCCATTAGCCCGTCATCTAGATTCTCTGTAGTATTGTCTGCCTGCTCAACTGTGCTGGGAGCTGACTTGGAGGGTAGAGGCTTCCCGAAGTCATCCAGGGCACCTTAAAACAAGAaccactatcattactactactactaatatccaATACACTATTAATTTCTACacaaaaatgaaaacattatCTTTCCTGCATCTAACAAGATGACCTTATCTAAACTTAAGATCACCGATTAAAATTCTAATTTctgactaggctttggacaatgaagcacaagacttcgaaactagtcaagcaatataaatcctaaatattaacatggtaaagaagttagaaatttaatcAAAGAATTATGTAGTAACTGTAGAGGGATAAGCATACTTAATGCAGCATAAAGATATATTaagcaattttaaaaaataaaatccagCCAACAACGAAGGCGATTTTATTAGAAGAGCAATGTAGTTTTACAAAGAACAGATCAACAACTAATACAATATTTACCATAAAACAGATAATTGAAAAGAGAagggaatatgttgttgttgttttctaatgccaggcgattgacaataaagtcatttgacctcttgcactccaatatttttcaaagatattatcatgaccagccaatgaagcacagattttgaggtgttccgaatccatttcttggtttgagtgttaaatggcaagttatagccgatttaagtgaacaccatattttaacgttttgatggctacttcattcacacacaacccccagaatgtctggaggaccacacctgctgttggtcgacgggtccattggacctagctggaagatcttgttgatcaccagctttccctccttaagccactggaggacgattttagtgccatagcaggtcagcactaggaacaagaaagtagaaagaggaggaaggaaagggaaatgaacccctaggcctcgaatgctctaatgctgtcgggatcgaagaaagtaagagttcagtcagaggactggataggaaaaggtaaagagggaattaggtattggatagaggaaaattataccaaattcagtcattaactcatcaagctgaccagtgctaatggatgagtagcccctccctttaattcagctcgtaaaattatacttactaacagctgcaccatgggaaggtagggatgggacattgggtatttgtccaggttggttcgttaaagccttcaatgggaaggattaatggctctcctccctgtatccgacagatacccttttgcagccaaagGGAATATAATTTACTCTCTACCTTTTGTTTTTAGACTATAACAAAGCTTATGGTACAGACACACAgacaaatattataaatagacaaatattatgaaaaattatggcAGAACATGGAATACCGAAAAATTTACTCAGTGCAATAAAATCATTATAACAAAATGCAAAGATAACAATCTTGAATAACAACTGCAGCCAATTGAAGTAAATCTGGGCCTTAAGCAGGATAGGAGATTATAAGTGATATTGTTTCATCGATATATTAACAAGGTATTAGAAGAATGGAAAAGGAAAAATCCAGGAGGCATTAAAGTGGGAAATGGAAAGGCAATAAACTCTATCCAGTTTGCTGATAATCAGGTTCTTATTGCAGCCTTAGAAGATCATTTACAAAGAAATGTCACACTTCTAACCAATatattacgaaaatacaacttgCAAATATCACATAGGAAAACGAAATCTAAGGCTATAGAAGGTAAATACATAACGAGatgtaaaatagtaataaataataacacaatAGACCAAGTTAActtgtttaaatatttaggcagCACCATCTCGCTACAGAAATATAATACAGACGTAGAGGAAAATATACAGAAATGCAACAAACTGAATGGTTGTATACAAAGAAATTTTGGGAAATATATGattaaagatttaaaattaagaatgtaTGATATACTCCTAAACCGGCACTTATGTACAGTAGTGaaccatgaataataataacgctAGAAAAAAGAAGGCTGGAAGCGGCACAAAAATGTGCTTCATAAGATCTCTTGCAGGTGTTACTCTGAGAGACAAAGTAAAAAGCCAAATAATAAGAGAACTAGGAATCAGATCAGTAACAGAGGACAAGGGGTGAGGACATGACTCCAGCAAAAACAATGAAAGGCAGTGAGGAGAATCCGAGCCACGGATGAGGGCATCACTCCAGGGAAAATGAAGGTAGAAGATGGAAACAGTCTACTTGTTGTacgtatgtatgttctctatacaaatttaCATGCTCTGAccaatatttgccaaagtttacacatttaaccttcataaccaggagaaaaacataggatacattaaaattagacaaatgggggttaaagtaaatataagaaataaaaataaatacgataaaACATTCATGTATATTTATGCAATCTTCTACTGCAACCATGTGACATTTACTCTCCCAACGTTTCTGAACTATTCACAGGGAGGTAGGTACTATCTTTTGGGTCATACTGCTTTACTACTATGTTGAATCTAACAGCTTATGCAATTGTGTGGAATAGCCAAACATAATAGATCAAATCCAAATAGTGTAGATGGGCTTTCCAAGTCTAAAATATGACTAACCTGAGAATGGAACTTAATCATCAGAGAAGCTCAATCTCATATAATCACAAAATCTAAAATCTTATACAGTatgcaataaaatacatttacaattcacagtttCAGTAGACAGCATTTGAATCAATGAACATGAAACTcacaatattttacaacacagaGTAGTCTCATGGTTCTCTAGCTCTGCATCTacatcagcgttgtcagacacagcctaaacagagcggagcgctccactataactcgttgcgtactccagtgcttccacagacataagcaagttcacgctccaactggacgtctctagcaccacaaccggtttcggagcttacaactctgacactactgatctaCATAATTCAATTTTCCAATATTGAAAGAAGTTGAAAACGCACAtttaattaagataaatgcaGATTTCG
This region includes:
- the Pex19 gene encoding peroxisomal biogenesis factor 19 gives rise to the protein MAEKDNQSNATESEVTAADATEPEQDEELDALLNSALDDFGKPLPSKSAPSTVEQADNTTENLDDGLMDAQWTEEFIKQAAAQFEQNMQALLAQSGNSSDSISPDQLGANFQKMAEAAAKAMADEAGGGDSEFAAAISQTLKNLSEGTENIQTQFSDEDIANMFSNLGVSDSSEGGDFLPFMQQMMQSLLSKDILYPALKDIVDKYPTWLEENRSKLEPSEFERFSKQQELMHQVCVELEKESESDSPEIKKQRFDVILDLMQKMQDCGQPPKDLVGDLGSVVTFDDQGNPRLPGLSPGATDPSQCSVM